TTTAATgctatttttctttcaaaaatcgtaATGAGACGTAAAATTTACACAAGTAAATGTCTGGTGTGGTTCACAATCACAACTCTCCATGAAATACTTCCATATTGGGTGTATCATTTCTCTTTTATGAGAGTATTTCACTTGTATGGTCAGTTTCAAAAACCCCTTTAGcagagacaacctgtctctGCCCTTTAGCCTCCATCACTAGCTTTCAAGCCATTCAGCTTTGTCgctaatataaaataaaaataggaagtTTGCTAGTGGAGGGTAGGTAGATTTTAGGGCTTCCTACAATCTTAGGCCACAACTCCCAAAACTGCTTACTTTGGGTAACAACACAACTTTGGCTAATGGATCTTTGAATGTAATAATTTGAACCTACTAAAGTTTCTGGCTAACTATGCTTGAACAAAGTCTCCAATACAGACTATATCGAATTTTATTTAGTTGTGTTTAGTAACATTCCGAAGTCTATCAGATGCTTTTTATATTATTGTGGGAGCAAGTAAAAGTCTACAAAGAAAGAGGACATAAAATATAGCTCTTCAAAATTTTTAGGTACTGCTCAGCCATTTTGTTTGAACAATCATACAGATAACAAGAGTATGATAAAATAacaaatgttttttgttttaaagattGCAGATAAgattataaaattcatttagTGCTTCTAGTAGGAGTAATAAGCatcgaaataaaaatacatatttGTTTTTAAGGAGTTTTATTAGATGGTACATTTGCTTAAAGACTATGCTATAGAACCGGcatttgaagcaatttttggCCACAAATCTGCACACTCCTTAGCAACTGGTCCTGTTATCGCAGAGCCTTTCATTTCTCCTTTGTTGTTGACGATCACACCAGCATTGTcctcaaaatatataaaaacaCCATCCTTCCTGCGGAAAGGTTTACGTTGCCTTATGACTACTGCTGGCATGACTTTCTTTCTCAACTCTGGTTTACCCTTCTTAACTGTTGCTACCAGCATATCACCACAACCAGCAGCTGGGAGACGGTTGAGTCTACCGCCAATACCTTGAACTGCAATGACATACAAGTTTTTGGCTCCTAAAAAAAGATTAATTTAGATTTTCAATAACGAGTATTTAGAATCATTCAGATTCATAAAGAAAGCAATATCCACAAAAAGAACATGTCATAATCATAATTCCACAAGGCATTTTGAGGTTAAACCTTGTGATAATCTCCCAGACACATTTTTTcgtgaaatgaaataataaattacCTGTGTTATCTGCGCAATTAATCACAGCTCCTACGGGCAAAGCCAAGGAAATTCTGAACTTGGCTCCTCCGGAACCACCACGTCCTGAAATCAAACCATGTGTTAAGTTTTaagaaataagaacagaaatatCTGCCATCGATGAGATTAATTAAAAACTATTATCTCTACATAAGTCTTAAAGAAAATATAGAATAAACTCACCTCTTTTAGACATTTTTACGTGAAATAGTGAACCACCACTGTTCAAACTAAAAACACGTGGGAAAAAGACGAACTTTATCCGCAACGGGACAGTTGACGTTTGGGATCACAGAGTGAAAACCTCCGCCAACATAGAGAAGTGATACGTTCCGCAAACTAAACCTTGTAGTTCATATGCTATCTGTCTGTGGTCTATGGTACTGTTGCCAAAGATCTTTGCTGTTACTGTAGGGCACTGTGATTTGTGTTCTGTGCTGTAGGGTTGGTagacataaataaataaaggtaGATTAGTGAGAATgtgagaaattaaaaaaatacccGAAGAAATCAAGGAATATTCGATATGATTTGAATTGACGATTATCGATCTTCAAAAGCTGAATGATTCCAGAGAAGACTTGAAGTATTCTTATCGTTCACACAAGTTGTACAATGTTGCAGGAATGTATGTTTCAGCTAGTGCATTCATAAGCCACCATCTGCTAATGGATTAATAACAATGGAAAAATATCCTCTGAGAAAGACCAGTTCTGGCTCCACAGCATCACCAACTTCTCCAACATACCAATCAATGAACAAGAAATACTCAAATGGAGCAAGTAGAGCAACATACACCCCCACAGAAGAGATGGTGGAAATTTCAACTTCAACCCATGGCTACAAGCGTAATCCATCTCTTGATGAAGAGGACGATGAAGCAATGCAATACACAATTTCATTTGGAGGCATACAAGATACATCGGAGATCCCTGGAATTGGTCAATATGATGATTTCCACACTATTGATTGGCAAAGGGACATTGCAAGAGATCGTATGAGGCACAGACATTTAGTTAAGAAGAAGCAGGATTCTATTTGGAATTTGGTCGAAGGAGCCCATGATGCATGGTCTGGTTGGCTCTGTGTCCTGCTGGTTGGTTTATGTACGGGCATAGTAGCAGGTGTTATAGATATTGGTGCTAGTTGGATGACTGACCTCAAGTTTGGTATTTGTCCTCAAGCATTTTGGCTCAACCAGGAACAATGCTGTTGGTCATCTAATGAAACAGGTTTTGATAATGGAAACTGTTCCCATTGGTATACATGGGCAGAAGTTCTAGGACAGAAGAATGAGGGATTTGGAGCTTATACAATTTCATATTTATTCTACATTATGTGGGCCCTTCTCTTTGCAGCTTTATCTTCATCTCTTGTTAGAATGTTTGCCCCATACGCCTGTGGCTCTGGTATACCTGAAATTAAGACGATACTCAGTGGTTTTATCATCAGAGGATACCTTGGAAAATGGACCCTCATCATTAAAAGTGTTGGTTTAATTCTTTCTGTATCCTCTGGTCTCAGTTTGGGGAAAGAAGGTCCCATGGTTCATATAGCATGTTGTATAGGtaatattttatcatatttattcCCGAAGTATGGCCGAAATGAAGCTAAGAAAAGGGAAATTTTATCTGCGGCAGCTGCAGCGGGTGTGTCTGTTGCTTTCGGTGCACCTATTGGTGGCGTCCTATTCAGTTTAGAAGAAGTAAGTTattattttccattgaaaaccTTGTGGAGATCCTTTTTTTGTGCTCTAATTGCCGCGTTTATATTGCGTTCAATCAATCCGTTCGGTAATGAGCATTCAGTATTATTTTATGTCGAATATAATAAACCTTggattttttccgaattgataCCCTTTATTGGTTTGGGTATAGTGGGGGGTGTAATAGCCACCCTGTTCATAAAGGCCAATTTGCATTGGTGCCAGTACAGAAAACGTTCCAGACTCGGTAAATATCCGGTTACAGAGGTACTTGCCGTAACGGTTATTACTGCCATTGTAGCTTACCCTAATAGGTATACGAGGATGAGTACTTCTCAACTGATCTATTTATTATTTAGTCAATGTGGTATTTCGAATGTGGATTACTTGTGTGATTATAATCGTAATTTTACCGATGTGAATTCTATTGAAATTGCTGAAGCAGGTGCTGGAGTACATAAGgcaatatatttacttgtaATGGCGTTAGTTTTGAAACTGATTATGACAGTTTTCACGTTTGGCATTAAAGTACCTTGCGGACTGTTCATTCCTAGTCTTTGTTTGGGGGCTATTGTCGGGAGAATATGGGGTATCGCAATGGAACAACTAGCATTTTACTACCCCAAGAATTGGATGTTTACGGGTGAATGTTCCACTGGTGACGATTGCATCACACCTGGGCTCTACGCCATGGTGGGTGCAGCCGCAGTTTTAGGTGGAGTTACCAGAATGACGATATCTTTAGTCGTCATAATGTTTGAACTCACTGGTGGAGTGAGGTATATTGTTCCTTTGATGGCAGCTGCGATGGCGAGTAAATGGGTGGGGGACGCTTTGGGAAAACAAGGTATTTACGACGCCCACATAGCCTTAAACGGCTACCCCTTCTTAGATTCCAAAGACGAGTTTCAACACACTTCTTTGGCTGCAGACGTTATGCAACCTAAAAGGAACGAACTGTTGAGCGTTATAACTCAAGATTCGATGACTGTGGACGACATTGAGAATCTCCTGAAAGAAACTGAGCATAACGGTTACCCAGTCGTGGTTTCCAGGGAAAATCAGTATTTAGTCGGGTTCGTTTTACGTAGGGATCTCAATTTGTCCATAGCCAACGCCAGGAGAATGATTGAAGGTATTAACGGGAAATCTACGGTTTTGTTCACTAACGGAAACTCTTCCCAAAATTTGGGATCCTCCCCGTTGAAACTTAAAAAGATATTAGATATGGCACCCATTACAATCACGGATCAGACGCCCATGGAGACCGTTGTGGATATGTTTAGGAAATTGGGGCTCAGGCAAACTCTAGTCACTCATAACGGACGTTTGTTAGGTGTTATCACTAAGAAAGATGTTCTGCGACATATAAGGCAGATGGATAACGAAGATCCTAGCTCTGTTTTATTCAATTGATCACTTTAGAAGTCTGAAATCTAGTTTTTAGATATTTATTTGTATTGTTTTGTTGGATATATTGCTTATaaagaataaatattttattataagcTTATCAGAGtgtttgaaagttatcaataaaCCTTGTAAGTTTAATGAAAGTGAGTCTCGTTTAGGCATCTTCTCATATGTACAACATTGACGTTTTCAAAATAAGGAGTTATCAATGAAAGAATGCTTTTATCAATGTTTTATTTTGCATGACAAACGTTACACatatcgatataaaattattgtacAAATGAAAAACTTATGTTCATATGAAAATCGGTGAAATCACAATACCGGTAATAATATTGCCATAATAATATATTCATGTATCCAAGAATATTTGAGTCTACCTGCATGTGCATTCAAAACTCAAAAAAGCATATTGTACGACTGCTGAATAAATTTGCACTAAACGAATAACAAAAGCCTTTATGTCCTAGGtaatacgatgctgatgaaaattttccaaaacTTAATTCTAGATTATGCAAACAAACACTAATTTATCCATCTCAAAACATTTCTTGGAACTTCCAAAGTTTTTGAGCTCATTTTTGCCACttcaaataattattattattcttattgcTTTGTCAACGATCTCTATTGAACACTAGCTGAATGAATACTTGAAAACTTTGTTTATCCGATGGAAAGAGGTATGAAAATAATACTTTTATCACTCATTAATTCATTCTACTTGATTTGTTCCGGTAAATTTAAAATTCAGGATCCTTTCAAAAGCTTGTTTGAACCTACCAAAACATACAAAAATAAAGCATACATACTTCGAAGGTTTCACATACATAAGGGAGCGACATTTCAAGAGTACTTGGAAATGCAGAATATTTGTTATATGTATAATTTAAGGCatatcaaatttattttttcaggtaAATATTCAAAAAGGTTGTGTACATCAATGTATATAAAGGTTCGGAGTATAAAAATTTGACACTTCACGCTGATTAAACTTGTAATActtttgatgaatatttcacATCTGAAATGGAAAACGAAATTCACTCGAATAGCAAAATAGGAAACAAATTTTCCGCAATATTCTCACCATAATAAATTCTGATACGGTACACAAGTTAATCCTTCCAATCTTTCTTTATCTCAAATGTCCATTCCCACTTGAGATGCTCATTTTTATCATCATCTGTAAATAATGAATGGACTGTGTAACTACCCCTGGTCATCAATCCAGAGGGAGCTTCTTCTGGGGGAGTGGTGTAGGACTGCATTTCAGTTTTAGGGGCGTAAGAACCTACCATATGGGTCATTTTATCAACTGCAATATAAGGAAACTCTCAATCAATTACAAGCTTTGGTTTTCAAAGAGAGCTTACCAGGAATTCCCAGTTTACTGGTCTTTTGCACATATTTCAAACCATGAACTATTTCCCTCTGAACAATAAATTCTATCCGAATCTTGTAAGATACTCCTTCCTTGATAACAAATGTTTCTTTCTTCAATTTACTCAAATCGCCTGAGAGATCAAGGGATAGTTCAGGTCTGTCAGCAACAACCAAAACTAATTTTTTCACTATAACTTTTCTAGGGTTATCAGGTTCTGAAATGAACGAATATCCATATTTTGAGAAATCCGAAACCTGGTTCTTTAAGTTCAAACTCACCAACAATGATTGTACCAGTTTGCGCATTTCCTAATAATGCTTCTTTGTATTTCCGAAGACTTTCGTCTTCTTCAtctgttttcaatatttcatcaatagttttttcagGAGGGGGTTTGTAGTTACTTTCAGGTTCATGATCTAATTCATCAGGTGTAGTTACTGCGTCCCCCGacatatttttggaattttaatGTGATCACAAATGGATCCAAAGATGACTCAGATTCTTTCTAAAAATAGGAAATAAGGTTAAGATATGACGAGGGGGTAAGTTTGAACAACTCTACTGAGATGGAAGTTTTCAAATGCAAAAATATTTAGTGTAAAAGGGAAGATATCAATGATGCTCAAACAAAATTGCGTAAGAAAGTTAATCATTGCATATCCTCCAATTTCAACAGGAAAGACGAAACGAAAATGAAGCAGTTTCACGAAATTTAGTGATTGTAGTTGTATAAATTTAGTATACGTGGATGTAAATGTAATAGATTTTTCAACTTGcctaaaaaatttataataacaATAAATATTCTAAAAAGGCGTCAACTAAAAAAATCACCTAACCACCAAACGACAATCGACAGAAGACGAGATAACAGGCAACCATCGATCTTGAATACAAACATTATTTTCGATCCTTGATCCTTTCAATTCAGGAAGCAAAAAGTCTTTGAATctttcgaaaaagatttttgTGATTATTAAGATTCTCCAGAAATTCCCCAATTTTTTTGCCCATTTCTTCCATtaaaaattatcgaaaacttCATCAAACTAAGAAAATTCTTATCCTGGTTCTATGAaccatttgaaaatttgaagtCGAAATTTGTGAATTTGCCATAGATTAAATAAATTCTAAAGTTGATTTCGCACCATTTTATTGAACTTCTTTCTTCgaattttattataataaatattataataataatttgaatctCAGCAGTGTTGGGAGCGTTGTGACGTAGGTAAGTTCATCTTTTGATGTATAAATAGTTTTTTGCTTgtcgaaaaatatgaaatttttataatatacattgttgaaaaaatttttttcaagtttattTTCATCAATAGGTTATACAAGTATCGAGTTATTTAAGTTCTGTTGAAATATAAGCATAGGGAGTCGAGAAAAATGGAAATTTCGACGGAGTTTGAATGCGAGACAactcaagaaatagaaaattataATGAGGTCTGCGAAGAAATACCCCAAACCCTCACAAATTTCACTCGCTCCAAACAGATCGAAACGCAAGAACAAGAAAATAACATGGCCGA
This genomic stretch from Coccinella septempunctata chromosome 7, icCocSept1.1, whole genome shotgun sequence harbors:
- the LOC123317585 gene encoding 60S ribosomal protein L23-like, with translation MSKRGRGGSGGAKFRISLALPVGAVINCADNTGAKNLYVIAVQGIGGRLNRLPAAGCGDMLVATVKKGKPELRKKVMPAVVIRQRKPFRRKDGVFIYFEDNAGVIVNNKGEMKGSAITGPVAKECADLWPKIASNAGSIA
- the LOC123317578 gene encoding H(+)/Cl(-) exchange transporter 5-like → MEKYPLRKTSSGSTASPTSPTYQSMNKKYSNGASRATYTPTEEMVEISTSTHGYKRNPSLDEEDDEAMQYTISFGGIQDTSEIPGIGQYDDFHTIDWQRDIARDRMRHRHLVKKKQDSIWNLVEGAHDAWSGWLCVLLVGLCTGIVAGVIDIGASWMTDLKFGICPQAFWLNQEQCCWSSNETGFDNGNCSHWYTWAEVLGQKNEGFGAYTISYLFYIMWALLFAALSSSLVRMFAPYACGSGIPEIKTILSGFIIRGYLGKWTLIIKSVGLILSVSSGLSLGKEGPMVHIACCIGNILSYLFPKYGRNEAKKREILSAAAAAGVSVAFGAPIGGVLFSLEEVSYYFPLKTLWRSFFCALIAAFILRSINPFGNEHSVLFYVEYNKPWIFSELIPFIGLGIVGGVIATLFIKANLHWCQYRKRSRLGKYPVTEVLAVTVITAIVAYPNRYTRMSTSQLIYLLFSQCGISNVDYLCDYNRNFTDVNSIEIAEAGAGVHKAIYLLVMALVLKLIMTVFTFGIKVPCGLFIPSLCLGAIVGRIWGIAMEQLAFYYPKNWMFTGECSTGDDCITPGLYAMVGAAAVLGGVTRMTISLVVIMFELTGGVRYIVPLMAAAMASKWVGDALGKQGIYDAHIALNGYPFLDSKDEFQHTSLAADVMQPKRNELLSVITQDSMTVDDIENLLKETEHNGYPVVVSRENQYLVGFVLRRDLNLSIANARRMIEGINGKSTVLFTNGNSSQNLGSSPLKLKKILDMAPITITDQTPMETVVDMFRKLGLRQTLVTHNGRLLGVITKKDVLRHIRQMDNEDPSSVLFN
- the LOC123317583 gene encoding rho GDP-dissociation inhibitor 1: MSGDAVTTPDELDHEPESNYKPPPEKTIDEILKTDEEDESLRKYKEALLGNAQTGTIIVEPDNPRKVIVKKLVLVVADRPELSLDLSGDLSKLKKETFVIKEGVSYKIRIEFIVQREIVHGLKYVQKTSKLGIPVDKMTHMVGSYAPKTEMQSYTTPPEEAPSGLMTRGSYTVHSLFTDDDKNEHLKWEWTFEIKKDWKD